The Acanthopagrus latus isolate v.2019 chromosome 13, fAcaLat1.1, whole genome shotgun sequence genome contains a region encoding:
- the ammecr1 gene encoding AMME syndrome candidate gene 1 protein, whose product MGRKRCVGADCSKMAAGCCGVKKQKLSGSPGSGGPGGVGAGSGVAGTGHCGSELGIGSSATVAAGANVSRANGLGGPGGNVSGGSSSSGSSGTNALSPAPAGYTSSGLSPNLSSGPGSGSGGRKMVVSAEMCCFCFDVLYCHLYGYQPPRTPRFTNDPYPLFVTWKIGRDKRLRGCIGTFSAMNLHSGLREYTLTSALKDSRFPPMTRDELPRLFCSVSLLTNFEDVGDYLDWEVGVHGIRIEFFNEKGSKRTATYLPEVAKEQGWDHIQTIDSLLRKGGYKAPITNDFRKTIKLTRYRSEKMTMGYAEYIAHRQHHHYQNGIGHPLPPYNHYS is encoded by the exons ATGGGTCGGAAGCGGTGTGTCGGTGCAGATTGTTCCAAGATGGCGGCCGGGTGCTGCGGGGTGAAGAAGCAGAAACTGTCGGGATCGCCCGGGTCGGGGGGTCCCGGCGGGGTGGGGGCGGGAAGCGGGGTGGCAGGAACCGGACATTGTGGCTCGGAGTTGGGGATTGGCTCCTCCGCGACCGTTGCAGCAGGGGCGAACGTGAGCAGAGCCAACGGCCTGGGGGGACCCGGGGGTAACGTTAGCGGCggcagtagtagtagtggtagcaGCGGCACAAACGCTCTGTCCCCAGCCCCGGCCGGTTACACTTCATCCGGCCTCTCCCCGAATCTCAGCTCGGGACCCGGTTCGGGAAGTGGAGGCAGAAAAATGGTCGTCTCAGCGGAGAtgtgctgcttctgttttgaCGTGCTTTATTGCCATCTGTACGGATACCAACCTCCGAGAACACCCAGGTTTACAAATGATCCCTa cccGCTGTTTGTCACATGGAAAATAGGCAGAGACAAGCGGTTGAGGGGTTGTATAGGTACATTTTCTGCCATGAATCTGCACTCAGGACTCAGGGAGTACACCCTTACCAG TGCCCTTAAAGACAGCCGCTTCCCCCCTATGACAAGGGATGAGCTGCCTCGCCTCTTCTGCTCAGTGTCTCTTCTCACCAACTTTGAAGACGTCGGTGATTACCTTGACTGGGAG GTGGGTGTTCACGGTATTAGGATAGAGTTTTTCAATGAAAAAGGATCAAAGCGCACCGCCACCTACCTACCAGAGGTTGCAAAGGAGCAAG GTTGGGACCACATTCAAACCATAGATTCCTTACTACGAAAGGGAGGTTACAAAGCTCCCATCACAAATGACTTCAGGAAGACCATTAAGTTAACCAG GTACCGTAGCGAGAAGATGAC